Proteins from a single region of Dyadobacter fanqingshengii:
- a CDS encoding glycosyl hydrolase, whose protein sequence is MQIRNDLTAASLQPKIDKLWQLSAEKINLISREYDNSKGTPVFTVNGKYTLRGWTEWTQGFQYGAEVLQFDATGETQFLESARKNTVSSMASHVGHFGVHDHGFNNVSTYGNLLRLMNEGRIPENEWERNFYEIALKISGAVQAKRWTNTKDGQGFIHSFNGPHSLFVDTIRSVRALMVSHLLGHSLMGENDVKTSLLQRGTLHSIATAKYAVYYGEGRDSYDIWGRTAHESVFNTNDGNYRCPNSQQGFSGFTTWTRGLAWAMAGFAEQLESLSSFSDEELAPLGGRGEIENIYLKGAKATCDFYIDNTASDGIPYWDTGAPQIHKLGDYTSRTSDPYNEFEPIDSSAAAIGAQGLLRLGKYLKDKGETEQGNKYWQAGLTALDSLFAEPYLSTDPTHQGLILHSIYHRPNGWDNIPAGQKIPCGESSMWGDYHAREVALYVDRINKGLPYYTYLGAVK, encoded by the coding sequence ATGCAGATTCGCAACGATCTTACCGCCGCTTCGCTTCAGCCTAAAATTGACAAGCTCTGGCAGCTTTCAGCCGAAAAAATCAACCTCATTTCAAGGGAATATGATAACTCGAAGGGAACGCCCGTTTTCACCGTCAATGGCAAATACACATTGCGCGGCTGGACCGAATGGACCCAAGGTTTCCAGTATGGCGCCGAAGTTTTGCAGTTTGACGCAACTGGTGAAACGCAGTTTCTGGAAAGCGCCCGAAAAAACACAGTGAGCAGCATGGCTTCGCATGTGGGCCATTTTGGTGTGCATGATCATGGGTTCAATAACGTGAGTACTTACGGCAATCTGCTGAGATTGATGAATGAAGGCCGCATTCCTGAAAACGAATGGGAACGCAACTTTTATGAGATCGCACTTAAAATTTCAGGAGCAGTTCAGGCTAAAAGATGGACCAACACAAAGGACGGCCAGGGTTTTATACATTCATTCAATGGCCCGCATTCGTTATTTGTGGATACGATCCGTTCGGTGCGTGCGCTCATGGTTTCGCATTTGCTGGGCCATAGTTTAATGGGTGAAAATGATGTAAAAACGAGTTTGCTGCAACGCGGCACATTGCATTCCATTGCAACAGCCAAGTATGCGGTTTACTACGGCGAAGGCCGCGACAGTTATGACATTTGGGGCCGCACTGCCCATGAAAGTGTATTTAATACGAATGACGGCAATTACCGCTGCCCCAATTCCCAACAAGGATTCTCAGGTTTCACAACCTGGACGCGCGGTCTAGCCTGGGCCATGGCCGGTTTCGCAGAGCAACTTGAATCGCTATCCTCGTTTTCAGACGAAGAACTGGCACCATTGGGCGGCAGAGGAGAAATTGAAAATATATATTTAAAAGGAGCCAAAGCCACCTGCGATTTCTACATTGATAACACAGCCTCCGACGGCATTCCATATTGGGACACCGGCGCGCCGCAAATTCATAAATTAGGCGATTACACGTCCAGAACTTCTGATCCTTACAACGAATTTGAACCCATAGACAGCTCAGCCGCTGCCATAGGAGCACAGGGTTTACTTCGTTTGGGGAAATATTTGAAGGATAAAGGTGAAACGGAACAGGGCAACAAATACTGGCAGGCTGGCTTAACCGCATTGGATTCGCTGTTTGCAGAGCCTTATCTATCCACCGATCCGACGCATCAGGGATTGATCCTGCATTCGATTTACCACCGTCCAAATGGCTGGGACAACATTCCTGCCGGACAAAAAATCCCTTGCGGCGAATCCAGCATGTGGGGCGATTACCATGCCCGCGAAGTGGCGCTTTATGTAGATCGCATCAATAAAGGTTTGCCTTATTACACTTATCTGGGCGCTGTAAAATGA
- a CDS encoding sugar phosphate isomerase/epimerase family protein, translated as MINDITLDRCCIHTITTKPWELSEAVENYAAAGVKGISVWQNATERIGPHRAGELIRSAGLEIVSYVRGGFFPHTSSAGRAQAIDHNRKLLEEAAALGAPMIVLVCGASPDQSMEKSREQIKEGIAAILPLAEKLKVKLAIEPLHPMYAADRSAINTLAQANDMAEYFNSPYVGVAVDVYHLWWDGDLEKEIARCGAHGNLLAYHVCDWKVNTIDLLNDRGLMGEGCIDLKKIRGWVEATGFEGFCEVEIFSNIHWAKDQHLFLGEITEAFLKTV; from the coding sequence ATGATCAACGACATAACATTAGACCGTTGCTGCATTCATACCATTACCACGAAGCCCTGGGAGCTTTCGGAAGCGGTGGAAAATTATGCGGCGGCAGGTGTGAAAGGAATAAGTGTCTGGCAGAATGCAACTGAACGGATCGGCCCTCACCGCGCCGGAGAGCTGATCCGGTCTGCCGGGCTCGAAATAGTATCTTACGTACGTGGCGGCTTTTTCCCGCATACGAGCAGCGCCGGACGCGCGCAGGCCATTGATCACAACCGGAAGTTACTCGAAGAAGCCGCAGCTTTGGGTGCTCCCATGATCGTGCTGGTTTGCGGTGCCTCGCCTGATCAGTCAATGGAAAAGTCTCGGGAACAGATCAAGGAAGGCATTGCTGCCATTTTGCCGTTGGCCGAAAAACTGAAAGTGAAACTCGCCATTGAGCCATTGCACCCGATGTATGCCGCCGACCGGTCTGCCATTAACACATTGGCTCAGGCAAATGATATGGCCGAGTATTTCAATTCTCCTTACGTGGGTGTGGCCGTAGATGTGTATCATTTATGGTGGGACGGCGACCTGGAAAAAGAAATCGCCCGTTGCGGCGCGCATGGGAATTTGCTTGCTTACCATGTTTGCGATTGGAAAGTGAACACAATCGACTTGCTCAATGACCGCGGGTTAATGGGTGAAGGTTGCATTGATTTGAAGAAGATTCGTGGCTGGGTTGAAGCGACTGGTTTCGAAGGCTTTTGTGAAGTGGAGATTTTCTCTAACATTCATTGGGCCAAGGATCAGCATTTGTTTTTGGGAGAGATTACGGAGGCATTTTTGAAAACTGTTTAA
- a CDS encoding Gfo/Idh/MocA family protein, which produces MTTHNIGIIMNGVTGRMGTNQHLLRSIKAIIEQGGVKISADEVIMPDPILVGRNESKLQSLCKQSGIAKYTTDLDSVMSDPQYQIYFDAQVTGRRAAAVKKAILAGKHIYCEKPTGTTTEEALELYELATAAGLKNGVVQDKLWLPGMLKLKRLMENGFFGKILSVRGEFGYWVFEGHSIPAQRPSWNYRKEDDGGIIVDMLCHWRYVLDNLFGKVKAVSCLGATHIPERIDENGKPYKATADDACYATFELEGDVIAQFNSSWTVRVRRDDLLTLQVDGTHGSAVAGLRDCYTQHYGNTPKPVWNPDIPQPIPFFEGWAKVPEQEIFDNAFKAQWELFLKHIVKDTPFPWDLKAGARGVQLAEKGIESWEKRQWVNIEEL; this is translated from the coding sequence ATGACTACACATAACATTGGCATTATCATGAACGGCGTGACGGGCCGTATGGGAACTAACCAGCATCTACTAAGATCCATCAAAGCCATTATTGAACAAGGCGGTGTGAAAATCTCTGCGGACGAAGTGATTATGCCGGATCCGATCCTGGTTGGCCGCAACGAAAGCAAGCTGCAATCACTGTGCAAACAGTCGGGAATAGCGAAATACACGACGGATCTCGACTCAGTAATGTCCGATCCCCAATATCAGATTTATTTTGACGCCCAAGTGACTGGCCGCCGTGCCGCTGCTGTGAAAAAGGCGATTCTTGCCGGAAAACACATTTATTGCGAGAAACCAACCGGAACGACGACCGAGGAAGCGCTTGAATTATATGAACTGGCAACGGCTGCCGGATTGAAAAACGGCGTTGTCCAGGACAAGCTTTGGCTCCCCGGAATGCTCAAATTGAAGCGATTAATGGAAAATGGTTTCTTCGGAAAAATCCTTTCCGTTCGTGGAGAATTCGGTTATTGGGTGTTTGAAGGCCATAGCATTCCTGCCCAGCGCCCTTCCTGGAATTACCGAAAAGAAGACGATGGCGGTATTATCGTGGATATGCTTTGCCATTGGAGATATGTGCTAGATAATCTTTTTGGAAAAGTAAAAGCAGTTTCCTGCCTGGGCGCAACACACATTCCCGAGCGTATCGACGAAAATGGTAAGCCCTATAAAGCAACGGCCGACGATGCTTGCTATGCCACGTTCGAGCTGGAAGGTGACGTGATTGCGCAATTCAACTCATCCTGGACAGTCCGCGTTCGCCGCGACGATTTGCTGACATTGCAGGTTGACGGCACACACGGCTCGGCGGTTGCAGGCCTGCGCGATTGCTACACGCAACATTACGGAAATACGCCGAAACCAGTATGGAACCCGGATATTCCACAACCCATCCCATTTTTTGAAGGCTGGGCAAAAGTGCCTGAGCAAGAGATTTTTGACAATGCATTCAAAGCACAATGGGAGTTATTCCTGAAACACATTGTAAAAGACACGCCTTTCCCATGGGATTTGAAAGCCGGTGCGCGTGGTGTGCAACTGGCCGAAAAAGGAATTGAAAGCTGGGAAAAACGTCAGTGGGTCAATATTGAGGAATTATGA
- a CDS encoding 3-ketoacyl-ACP reductase — protein sequence MKNTALITGGSRGIGFGIAKALANEGYNLAINGVRDEEGAAEALNELRELGAEVVYCRGNIANAADREAIIEKAYSDFGQINILVNNAGIAPRERLDILETTPENFQEVMQTNLEGPFFLTQAIAKRMAHAKQNNHAFDATIIFVTSISATVASINRGEYCISKSGLAMTNLLFAVRMAEYNIPVFEIRPGIIATDMTSKVQEKYDNLFQSGIALQPRWGTPEDVGKAVASLTRGDFPYSTGQVIGVDGGMLIDRL from the coding sequence ATGAAAAATACCGCATTGATCACCGGCGGCAGCCGTGGCATTGGTTTCGGCATTGCCAAAGCCCTTGCCAATGAAGGTTATAACCTCGCCATTAACGGCGTACGCGACGAAGAAGGCGCCGCCGAAGCCCTGAATGAGCTTCGGGAGTTAGGCGCAGAAGTGGTTTATTGCCGGGGCAACATTGCCAATGCTGCGGATCGCGAGGCCATTATTGAGAAAGCATATTCAGATTTTGGACAAATTAATATCCTGGTCAATAATGCGGGAATTGCACCGCGCGAGCGACTGGATATTCTGGAAACGACTCCGGAAAACTTTCAGGAAGTGATGCAGACCAATCTGGAAGGCCCGTTTTTCCTGACGCAGGCTATTGCGAAAAGAATGGCGCATGCCAAGCAAAATAACCACGCATTTGACGCAACTATCATTTTTGTGACGTCCATTTCCGCGACGGTCGCTTCCATTAACCGTGGTGAATATTGTATTTCAAAATCAGGTCTGGCCATGACGAATCTGCTTTTTGCTGTTCGGATGGCGGAATATAACATTCCTGTTTTCGAGATCCGGCCAGGCATCATTGCAACGGATATGACTTCCAAAGTGCAGGAAAAATACGACAATCTTTTCCAGAGCGGCATAGCATTGCAACCACGCTGGGGAACGCCGGAAGACGTAGGAAAAGCCGTTGCATCGCTCACAAGAGGTGATTTCCCGTACTCCACTGGCCAGGTGATTGGTGTGGATGGCGGAATGTTGATTGACAGATTATAG
- a CDS encoding MFS transporter, with amino-acid sequence MSEHPSPRPTLLSQLLQVPVIVAALGYLVDMYDLFLFSVVRVPSLKALNVPTEQLLTEGIRLLNFQMAGMLIGGVLWGVIADKKGRLSVLFGSIIMYSLANIGNGFVTSLDQYALLRFIAGVGLAGELGAGITLVTEVLPKEIRGYGTTLVATLGVLGAILAYFVADLFEWRISYFVGGGMGLLLLILRFNVFESGMFKQVKERTVDRGNVMMILTNGKRFGKYMMAILVGLPIWFVVGILITFSPEFGAAKGIEGINAGKAVMLAFSGQVFGDIFSGLLSQYLKSRKRVIGLFIILSLTMMIGYLMIPTLDLFTFYLMCALLGFCNGYWTLFITIAAELFGTNLRATVATTVPNFVRGATIPLAALFVSFKPDLGVIQSGLLIGVATSLVALLALYFLEETFTKDMDFIEKE; translated from the coding sequence ATGTCCGAACATCCTAGTCCTCGCCCTACCTTACTCTCACAACTGCTTCAAGTGCCGGTCATTGTGGCTGCGCTGGGCTACCTGGTCGACATGTACGACTTGTTTTTGTTTAGCGTAGTGCGCGTTCCGAGTTTGAAAGCATTAAATGTGCCCACCGAACAATTGCTGACAGAGGGAATCAGGCTGCTTAATTTCCAAATGGCCGGAATGCTCATCGGAGGCGTTTTGTGGGGTGTAATTGCGGATAAAAAAGGTCGGTTATCCGTGCTTTTTGGGTCCATTATCATGTATTCGCTGGCCAACATCGGAAACGGATTTGTCACATCCCTTGATCAATATGCATTACTGCGTTTCATCGCCGGCGTGGGACTTGCCGGGGAACTCGGTGCGGGAATTACATTGGTTACAGAGGTTTTACCCAAAGAAATACGCGGTTACGGCACAACATTGGTTGCAACATTAGGCGTCTTAGGCGCAATCCTGGCGTATTTCGTGGCAGATTTGTTCGAATGGCGGATCTCCTACTTCGTTGGCGGTGGAATGGGCTTGCTGCTTTTGATTTTAAGATTCAATGTTTTTGAATCAGGCATGTTCAAGCAGGTTAAAGAAAGAACGGTGGACCGCGGTAATGTGATGATGATCCTGACGAATGGAAAGCGTTTTGGAAAATACATGATGGCAATCCTGGTTGGTTTACCGATCTGGTTTGTGGTGGGTATTCTGATTACTTTTTCACCGGAATTCGGCGCAGCGAAAGGAATTGAAGGAATTAATGCAGGTAAGGCTGTTATGCTGGCATTCTCCGGACAGGTTTTTGGCGATATTTTTAGTGGATTGTTAAGTCAATATCTCAAAAGCAGAAAACGCGTGATCGGATTATTCATCATCTTGTCATTAACCATGATGATCGGTTATCTGATGATCCCGACATTGGACTTGTTCACATTCTATTTAATGTGCGCATTGCTAGGTTTCTGCAACGGTTACTGGACATTGTTCATCACCATTGCCGCAGAGCTCTTCGGAACAAACCTACGCGCAACGGTTGCCACCACTGTTCCCAATTTTGTAAGAGGCGCAACAATCCCATTGGCCGCATTGTTTGTTAGTTTCAAACCAGACCTTGGCGTTATCCAAAGTGGATTGTTGATTGGTGTTGCAACGTCGCTGGTTGCGCTGCTGGCCCTGTACTTTTTAGAAGAAACATTTACCAAGGACATGGATTTTATAGAGAAAGAATAG
- a CDS encoding Gfo/Idh/MocA family protein, whose amino-acid sequence MNSRRDFIQKLSLGIGAATLTDLTPAIAAPTLPRTPADKQLRVALMGLGGYANIVARGMKECKTAKLVGIVTGTPSKIPEWKQKYGIEDKNVYNYENLADIKNNPDIDIVYVITPNSLHHKHVLQVAAAGKHVICEKPVADNAKQAREMIAACEKAGVKFYIGYRLHFEPHTKELIRMREAGEFGKIMHVNNYAGFKIGDPTQWRLKKALAGGGAVMDVGVYSTNGARYCTGEEPVWVTAQESKTDPVKFKDVDETVTFQLGFPSGIIANCGCTYNFNHVEMLRLMGEKGWAEMNPAFGYGPIRGNTHKGPIDQPDVNHQAYQLDGIADAILNGKPDPNVTGAEGLKDMVVIDAIYESLRKNGAKVFINK is encoded by the coding sequence ATGAATTCCCGTCGCGATTTTATACAAAAGCTTTCATTAGGAATCGGAGCTGCTACGCTTACGGACCTTACTCCCGCAATTGCTGCTCCCACTTTGCCCAGGACACCTGCCGACAAGCAACTCCGCGTTGCATTAATGGGCCTTGGCGGTTACGCGAACATCGTGGCAAGAGGAATGAAAGAATGCAAAACCGCAAAACTTGTAGGGATAGTAACAGGTACGCCTTCGAAAATTCCTGAATGGAAGCAGAAATATGGCATTGAGGATAAAAATGTCTACAACTACGAAAACCTAGCTGACATTAAGAACAATCCCGACATTGATATTGTATATGTAATCACGCCTAACTCACTGCATCATAAGCACGTATTGCAAGTTGCTGCGGCCGGAAAACACGTCATTTGTGAAAAACCAGTGGCCGATAACGCTAAGCAGGCAAGGGAAATGATCGCAGCTTGTGAAAAGGCTGGCGTGAAATTTTACATTGGCTATCGGTTGCATTTTGAGCCGCATACAAAAGAGTTAATCCGCATGCGTGAAGCCGGGGAATTTGGCAAGATCATGCACGTGAATAATTATGCAGGCTTTAAAATTGGCGATCCGACGCAATGGAGGCTAAAAAAGGCATTGGCAGGAGGCGGGGCAGTTATGGATGTGGGTGTATATTCGACAAACGGAGCGCGCTATTGTACGGGTGAAGAGCCGGTTTGGGTTACTGCTCAGGAGTCCAAAACCGATCCCGTCAAATTCAAAGATGTGGATGAAACGGTTACATTTCAACTTGGTTTTCCAAGCGGAATTATTGCCAACTGCGGCTGCACGTACAATTTTAATCATGTTGAAATGTTGCGCCTGATGGGTGAAAAAGGCTGGGCAGAAATGAACCCGGCATTTGGCTACGGCCCGATTCGTGGTAATACGCACAAAGGGCCGATCGACCAACCCGATGTAAATCACCAGGCTTATCAATTGGACGGAATTGCAGATGCAATCCTGAACGGCAAACCGGACCCGAATGTAACCGGCGCCGAAGGACTAAAAGATATGGTTGTGATCGATGCCATTTATGAATCGCTGCGTAAAAACGGCGCAAAAGTATTTATCAACAAATAA
- a CDS encoding Gfo/Idh/MocA family protein: protein MDSRRDFLQKLTLGIGATALSDLPAAARNLYAGPKADKQLRVAIMGLGSYGTRVAEAMKDCKMATLVGAVSGTPAKLEDWKKKYNIPEKNTYNYDTVSKIKDNPDIDLVYITTPNSLHHKHVLQIAAAGKHVLCEKPVADNAKQTREMIAACEKAGVKFYIGYRMHFEPHTRELIRMREAGELGKIMHVNNYMGFKSGDPNQWRLKKALAGGGAMMDVGIYALNGARYATGEEPIWVTAQETKTDPVKFKEVDETIMFQLGFPSGVVASCGTTYNFNNYERLYVIGEKGFVELSPAFSYGPIKGRTHNGPMNQPIVTHQTLQMDGIADIILNNKPDPNVSGAEGLKDMIVVDAVYESIRKGGAKIMLGGK from the coding sequence ATGGATTCTCGTCGAGATTTTCTTCAAAAACTAACCTTGGGGATTGGCGCTACGGCCCTTTCGGATTTGCCCGCCGCTGCTCGCAATCTTTATGCAGGCCCAAAGGCTGACAAGCAATTACGCGTCGCGATCATGGGACTTGGCAGTTACGGGACCCGCGTGGCCGAAGCTATGAAAGACTGTAAAATGGCTACGCTAGTTGGAGCCGTTTCCGGCACGCCTGCCAAGCTGGAAGATTGGAAGAAGAAATACAATATTCCTGAAAAGAACACCTATAACTACGATACGGTCAGCAAGATCAAGGACAATCCCGATATTGACTTAGTGTACATTACCACGCCTAACTCATTGCATCACAAGCATGTTCTGCAAATCGCCGCGGCCGGAAAACATGTGCTTTGTGAAAAACCAGTGGCTGATAATGCCAAGCAAACCCGTGAAATGATCGCAGCCTGTGAAAAGGCCGGTGTCAAGTTTTACATTGGTTATCGCATGCATTTCGAGCCGCATACCCGCGAGCTGATCCGCATGCGCGAGGCGGGCGAACTGGGCAAGATCATGCATGTGAACAATTATATGGGTTTCAAATCCGGCGATCCCAATCAATGGAGGCTAAAAAAAGCCCTGGCGGGCGGCGGCGCAATGATGGATGTGGGCATTTATGCGTTAAATGGCGCGCGTTACGCAACCGGCGAAGAACCGATTTGGGTAACTGCGCAGGAAACCAAAACCGATCCGGTGAAATTCAAGGAAGTGGACGAAACGATCATGTTCCAGCTCGGCTTCCCGAGCGGCGTGGTAGCGAGTTGCGGCACAACGTACAATTTCAATAATTACGAGAGGCTTTACGTAATCGGTGAAAAAGGATTTGTAGAACTAAGCCCTGCGTTCAGTTACGGCCCCATCAAAGGCAGGACGCACAACGGGCCCATGAACCAGCCCATAGTCACGCATCAAACCCTCCAAATGGACGGCATCGCCGACATTATCCTGAACAATAAACCCGACCCTAACGTCAGCGGAGCCGAAGGTTTGAAGGACATGATCGTGGTCGACGCTGTCTACGAATCTATCCGTAAAGGCGGCGCCAAAATTATGTTAGGAGGCAAATAG
- a CDS encoding glycosyl hydrolase family 18 protein — MKLPKLFKQCIPAFMVILALNTSCSKKSVTISRNGDADNRFKVIGYLPNRTDLLSSAKQIDFGKITHLYIAFINPDSLGNLTRTENLKEVAALAHAKNVKIMASIGGGGAPEYYPSFLIGEKKTKLINDLVNLAVNNNLDGIDVDLEGALIDANYESFVADFAAALKQKNKLITAAIATVYKNQFTDKALAQFDFVNIMSYDRTGPWRPDKPGPHAPYSMAEEDLQYWLETRKIPKEKLTLGVPFYGYGFGGTAPESMSYKNILRQFPDSINQDQMHLNGGMVYYNGLPTIRKKTELAKLKVSGVMIWQLLQDSTGVKSLLREIDGVVKGR; from the coding sequence ATGAAACTCCCGAAGTTGTTCAAACAATGCATCCCCGCCTTCATGGTGATTCTTGCGTTAAATACCAGTTGCAGTAAGAAAAGCGTCACCATTTCCAGAAATGGCGACGCAGATAATCGCTTCAAAGTCATCGGCTATCTGCCCAACCGGACGGATCTTTTGTCATCTGCAAAACAGATTGATTTCGGCAAGATTACGCACCTCTACATTGCCTTCATCAATCCCGATTCCCTGGGCAATCTCACCAGAACCGAGAATCTCAAAGAAGTTGCAGCGCTGGCGCACGCCAAAAATGTGAAGATCATGGCTTCCATCGGCGGCGGAGGCGCTCCGGAATACTATCCTTCTTTTTTAATTGGAGAAAAGAAAACAAAACTGATCAATGACCTTGTCAATCTGGCAGTTAACAATAACCTGGACGGCATTGATGTTGACCTCGAAGGCGCATTGATTGACGCCAATTACGAAAGTTTTGTAGCAGATTTTGCAGCCGCATTAAAGCAAAAAAACAAACTCATTACGGCCGCCATCGCCACCGTTTACAAAAATCAGTTCACCGACAAAGCATTAGCACAGTTTGATTTCGTCAACATCATGTCCTACGACCGCACCGGTCCATGGCGCCCCGATAAACCTGGCCCGCACGCGCCCTACTCCATGGCCGAAGAAGACCTCCAATACTGGCTCGAAACCCGCAAAATCCCCAAAGAAAAACTAACACTAGGCGTCCCATTCTACGGCTATGGCTTCGGCGGCACCGCTCCTGAAAGCATGTCCTACAAAAACATTCTCCGTCAATTTCCCGATTCCATCAACCAGGATCAGATGCATTTGAATGGTGGAATGGTTTACTACAATGGTCTGCCCACGATTCGGAAGAAGACGGAACTGGCAAAGTTGAAGGTGAGTGGGGTGATGATCTGGCAATTGTTGCAGGATAGCACGGGGGTCAAGTCGTTGTTGAGGGAGATTGATGGGGTGGTGAAGGGGAGGTAG
- a CDS encoding DUF6934 family protein codes for MANLHDIYNVQESTLPAGCEFMFTSNGQQIIIKAVQYNYISQFESRSVYNVGFGDYDLELHQIIDQAKSNNGDAYKVFRTVLSTVPQFFEIFPDAVIIVQCSDSGSDFAEICKKTCIRKCAAECKRSNQRISIYPNFVKKYFAELSIAYWFLGGFVRSHQIMIEQYIPGRMYDAILLFQK; via the coding sequence GTGGCAAATTTACATGACATATATAATGTTCAGGAATCCACGTTACCAGCTGGATGCGAATTCATGTTCACCAGCAATGGTCAACAAATCATTATCAAAGCTGTCCAATACAATTACATTTCACAATTCGAAAGCCGAAGCGTTTATAATGTTGGTTTTGGAGACTACGATTTGGAATTGCATCAAATTATTGATCAGGCAAAATCTAACAACGGTGACGCTTACAAAGTTTTCCGAACTGTTCTTTCAACTGTTCCGCAGTTCTTTGAAATTTTTCCTGATGCTGTTATCATTGTTCAATGCAGCGATAGTGGTTCAGACTTTGCCGAAATATGCAAAAAAACTTGTATCAGGAAGTGCGCAGCCGAATGCAAGCGGTCTAATCAAAGAATATCGATCTATCCCAATTTTGTTAAAAAATATTTCGCTGAGTTGAGCATAGCATATTGGTTTTTAGGAGGTTTTGTCCGATCACATCAAATTATGATAGAACAATACATTCCTGGTCGTATGTACGATGCGATTCTTTTATTTCAAAAATAA
- a CDS encoding SMP-30/gluconolactonase/LRE family protein translates to MKKSAGFYSILSGLAALLFPALLSAQIMDSKSIVAPGAQVEKLGDGYKFTEGPVADQDGNVFFTDQPNNKIIRWDAQTSKFSVFSDNAGRANGMYFDNKGNLVACSDEDNQVWSFDKNGKPTVLVKDYEGKLLNGPNDLWIDPKGGIYLTDPMYKRDYWKRDPAMQQDGQHVYYLNPKTNKLIRVDEKLKQPNGIIGTKDGKRLFVADIGDNKTYVYDIQNDGTLANRKLFVPKGSDGMILDAEGNLYVTGKGVTVFDKTGEQIAHFPIHNGWTANLCFGGKNNDLLFITAETAVYGLKMKVKGVK, encoded by the coding sequence ATGAAAAAGTCAGCAGGTTTTTATTCAATTTTATCCGGATTGGCAGCATTGCTCTTCCCGGCCTTACTTTCAGCACAAATAATGGATTCAAAATCGATAGTGGCACCCGGCGCGCAGGTTGAAAAACTTGGGGACGGCTACAAATTCACAGAAGGGCCCGTTGCCGATCAGGACGGCAATGTGTTTTTTACAGATCAACCTAATAATAAAATCATTCGCTGGGACGCACAAACCAGTAAATTCAGTGTTTTCTCAGACAATGCAGGTCGTGCAAACGGAATGTATTTTGACAACAAAGGAAATCTGGTTGCATGTTCAGATGAGGATAACCAGGTTTGGTCTTTTGATAAAAATGGAAAGCCTACGGTTTTGGTAAAGGATTACGAAGGCAAGCTCTTAAATGGTCCTAATGATCTCTGGATTGATCCTAAGGGCGGCATTTACCTCACAGATCCCATGTACAAACGTGATTACTGGAAGCGTGATCCGGCTATGCAGCAGGACGGCCAGCACGTTTATTACCTCAATCCCAAGACAAATAAGCTGATCCGGGTCGACGAAAAATTGAAACAACCCAATGGCATTATCGGCACCAAAGATGGAAAAAGGCTTTTTGTTGCGGACATTGGCGACAACAAAACCTACGTTTACGACATTCAAAATGACGGGACATTGGCCAACAGAAAACTATTTGTGCCCAAAGGCTCCGACGGAATGATCCTGGACGCCGAAGGAAATCTTTACGTTACCGGCAAAGGCGTTACAGTATTTGATAAAACAGGCGAACAAATCGCTCACTTCCCTATCCATAACGGCTGGACTGCGAATCTTTGTTTTGGAGGAAAAAACAACGATTTGCTTTTCATTACAGCCGAAACTGCCGTTTACGGCTTGAAAATGAAAGTTAAAGGCGTGAAATAA